A region of Candidatus Leptovillus gracilis DNA encodes the following proteins:
- a CDS encoding sugar ABC transporter permease, which yields MSDTITPSNTNAAAANAPKVGLQIFAGRRGRKLRENMLAYALLFPAFLIIFTFGIFPLAFSAYQSTLTGLNKIVGTYTGLGNYVKAVANLTYVIGFWLAIGFGYTAVRSLLKTRQTAQEHNERPWLWLIPATLLSVGMLLFTRFFFLFLPQLLGVADKMRTAQRAGEGPQSLLFRQFTGEAFRLPHVQQAFWLAVVVLIAAAILSYVFSRVLPDSRHQGQYYGSFVQASLLSLSGAILAWYTWTEVQRAYAEALEAGKTLDIWAQVTIISAGFVLLLLSWWLWGSASQRDSNLSMALRLGAAVLLMIGGYLLITELPLAIGAGDKKWWSGLRTTVYYSLGTIPLQLAISLMLATILFQDIRGKSFFRILYFLPYITPVVGAAAIFRILFSGRVDAPINRIVTGLGFNALGWLNEPKGIFQMMTSSAITLPDWAVGPSLSLVVVIIFSIWTFVGFNTVIFLAGLGSIPGTLYESASIDGAGRWAQFRHITLPLLSPTIYLLTLYGVIGTFKAFTHIFVLRTGAALGTTDTASVVIFDAFNRDTRIGYASALAMLLLLIVMGLTIANNRIASKRVFYG from the coding sequence ATGAGTGATACAATAACCCCTTCCAACACCAATGCGGCCGCCGCAAATGCGCCCAAAGTTGGTTTACAAATCTTCGCCGGGCGACGTGGACGCAAGCTCAGGGAGAATATGTTGGCTTATGCCCTTCTCTTTCCGGCGTTTCTGATTATTTTTACCTTCGGCATTTTCCCACTGGCTTTCTCCGCCTACCAAAGCACGCTCACCGGTCTGAATAAAATAGTAGGCACGTATACCGGCCTGGGCAACTATGTCAAAGCCGTCGCCAACCTGACCTATGTGATTGGCTTTTGGCTGGCGATTGGCTTTGGTTATACGGCCGTGCGCAGCCTGCTAAAAACCCGCCAAACCGCCCAGGAACACAACGAACGGCCGTGGCTCTGGCTCATTCCCGCCACGCTGCTCTCCGTCGGTATGCTCCTCTTCACCCGCTTCTTCTTCCTATTCCTGCCCCAACTGCTGGGCGTCGCCGACAAAATGCGCACCGCCCAACGCGCCGGCGAAGGCCCCCAATCCCTCCTGTTTCGGCAGTTCACCGGCGAAGCTTTCCGCCTGCCCCACGTGCAGCAAGCATTCTGGTTGGCTGTGGTTGTCCTCATCGCCGCCGCCATCCTCAGCTACGTTTTCAGCCGCGTCTTGCCAGACAGCCGCCATCAGGGCCAATATTACGGCAGCTTCGTCCAGGCATCCCTTCTCAGCCTCAGCGGCGCCATTTTGGCCTGGTACACCTGGACCGAAGTGCAACGCGCCTACGCCGAAGCGCTGGAAGCGGGCAAAACCTTAGACATTTGGGCGCAAGTCACCATCATCAGCGCCGGATTTGTGCTGCTCTTGCTCTCTTGGTGGTTGTGGGGCAGCGCCAGCCAGCGCGATTCCAACCTCAGCATGGCCTTGCGTCTCGGCGCGGCCGTCTTGCTGATGATCGGCGGCTACCTGCTCATTACCGAGCTGCCCCTGGCCATCGGCGCCGGCGACAAAAAATGGTGGTCCGGGCTGCGCACCACCGTTTACTACTCGTTGGGCACAATCCCGCTCCAGTTAGCCATCTCCCTGATGCTGGCGACCATCCTGTTTCAAGACATTCGTGGCAAATCGTTCTTCCGCATTCTCTACTTTCTGCCCTACATCACGCCTGTCGTCGGCGCGGCGGCCATCTTCCGCATCCTCTTTTCCGGCCGGGTAGATGCGCCCATTAACCGCATCGTCACCGGCCTCGGCTTTAACGCCCTGGGCTGGCTCAACGAACCTAAAGGTATCTTCCAAATGATGACCAGCAGCGCCATTACCCTGCCCGACTGGGCCGTCGGACCCAGCTTGTCGCTGGTCGTCGTCATTATCTTCAGCATTTGGACCTTTGTCGGCTTTAACACCGTCATTTTCCTGGCCGGGCTGGGCAGCATTCCCGGCACGTTGTACGAATCGGCCTCCATTGACGGCGCCGGCCGCTGGGCGCAGTTCCGGCACATTACCCTGCCATTGCTTTCCCCAACCATCTACTTACTCACCCTCTATGGCGTCATCGGCACGTTTAAGGCGTTTACCCACATCTTCGTCCTGCGCACCGGCGCTGCCCTCGGGACCACAGACACAGCCAGCGTCGTCATCTTCGACGCCTTCAATCGGGATACGCGCATTGGCTATGCGTCGGCTTTGGCCATGCTGCTGCTGCTTATTGTCATGGGGCTGACTATCGCCAACAACCGCATCGCCAGCAAACGAGTGTTCTATGGCTGA
- a CDS encoding carbohydrate ABC transporter permease — protein sequence MVMYLILIVGAAVAVLPFIFTVSVSLMNLTEATGRTLIPSTPQWGNYTRAWQEAKFGLYFWNSVRIAFITVTGQVIFCTLAAYAFAQFEFPGKNFLFALLLSTLILPEAITWVPNFITVSWLGRVTPIQWINNWPALTVPFMASAFSILILRQFFQQIPGELWDSAQIDGAGYMRFLLQVVIPLSRPALVSVILFSFIGSWNALAWPILVTTTPDWRPISYGLYNFVDEGGAQTHLRMAGAVITILPLIIVYFFTQKQFTEGIATTGLKG from the coding sequence ATGGTGATGTATCTCATTTTGATAGTCGGCGCGGCGGTGGCCGTCTTGCCTTTCATCTTCACCGTCAGCGTATCGCTGATGAACCTGACCGAAGCCACCGGCCGAACGCTTATCCCCTCCACACCCCAATGGGGCAACTACACCAGAGCCTGGCAGGAAGCGAAATTTGGCCTTTATTTTTGGAACAGCGTGCGCATCGCTTTTATTACCGTCACTGGTCAGGTGATTTTTTGCACGCTGGCCGCTTACGCCTTTGCCCAGTTTGAATTTCCGGGCAAAAATTTTCTGTTCGCTTTGCTGCTGTCTACATTGATTCTGCCGGAAGCCATCACCTGGGTTCCTAACTTCATCACCGTCTCCTGGCTGGGCCGGGTAACGCCGATCCAATGGATTAACAACTGGCCGGCATTGACAGTTCCGTTTATGGCCAGCGCCTTTAGCATTTTGATCTTGCGCCAATTTTTCCAGCAAATACCCGGCGAATTGTGGGATTCGGCGCAGATTGACGGCGCGGGTTATATGCGCTTTTTACTGCAAGTGGTCATTCCGCTGTCGAGACCGGCGCTGGTCAGCGTCATTTTGTTCAGCTTTATTGGCTCATGGAACGCCCTGGCCTGGCCAATTTTGGTGACGACAACGCCAGATTGGCGGCCGATTTCTTATGGCCTGTACAATTTTGTGGACGAGGGCGGCGCGCAAACCCATTTGCGCATGGCCGGGGCGGTGATCACCATTTTGCCGTTGATTATTGTGTATTTTTTCACCCAGAAGCAGTTCACCGAAGGAATTGCTACGACGGGCTTAAAAGGCTAA
- a CDS encoding extracellular solute-binding protein → MNHKTMKLLLLLFTAVLFTLALAACGGDTTTTEPVAQATTAPVEEVAAEPTEAPMEEPTEEPMAEPTEAPMEEPTEAPMEEPMTVNNSLNGVDECIIATDGPFAGVDPTGVNIVWWHNHSGSREEKMLPLIDQFNQNNACGITLEAQNQGSYDDIRNQVNASINAGDLPAALVVGYQNDQAFYQLNDTLADLNTFLADATWGLSEADQADFYPSFFDQSIHPVFDNQRLGFPPNRSMEVIYYNQTWLEELGFDGPPTTPDDFREMACAAAEANGDGTGGFILRDDASAMAAWTYAFGGDILTEDGMAYLYDGDATVEAMAFLKGMLDDGCAYFFTEGFPNPEFAARRAMFTMGSSSGIPFYAGDVKTIAEEGSKDPDVWGVTAVPYTTAEPVQNIYGGDIMITNTTPEEQLAAWIFVKWFTTPEVQAQWDIISGYFPTRAGTSEFLTDFFTENPQWAQAVELLPFSYYEPQLISYTAARDAAQATFNAIMQLSAGATTDDIRALLTELTETANAAQEELMSEVGP, encoded by the coding sequence ATGAACCATAAAACAATGAAACTTTTGCTGTTACTGTTTACGGCCGTTCTCTTCACCCTGGCTCTGGCTGCTTGTGGTGGGGACACAACCACGACCGAACCCGTCGCCCAGGCAACCACAGCGCCGGTTGAAGAAGTCGCCGCCGAACCCACCGAAGCGCCCATGGAAGAACCTACCGAAGAACCTATGGCCGAACCCACTGAGGCGCCCATGGAAGAACCCACCGAAGCGCCCATGGAAGAACCCATGACGGTCAACAACAGCCTGAACGGCGTTGACGAATGTATCATCGCCACCGACGGCCCCTTTGCTGGCGTGGACCCCACCGGCGTTAACATCGTCTGGTGGCACAACCACAGTGGTTCCCGCGAAGAAAAAATGCTGCCGTTGATTGATCAGTTCAACCAGAACAACGCCTGCGGCATCACCCTCGAAGCCCAAAACCAGGGCAGCTACGACGACATCCGCAACCAGGTCAACGCCAGCATCAACGCTGGCGACTTGCCGGCCGCGCTGGTTGTTGGCTATCAGAACGATCAAGCCTTCTACCAACTCAATGACACCCTGGCCGACCTGAACACCTTCCTGGCCGACGCCACTTGGGGTCTGAGCGAAGCCGACCAGGCTGATTTTTATCCCAGTTTCTTCGACCAAAGCATCCACCCGGTATTCGACAACCAACGCCTGGGCTTCCCGCCCAACCGCTCCATGGAAGTGATCTACTACAACCAGACCTGGCTGGAAGAATTGGGCTTCGATGGCCCGCCCACCACGCCCGATGATTTCCGTGAAATGGCTTGCGCCGCGGCTGAGGCCAATGGCGACGGAACCGGTGGCTTTATCCTGCGCGACGATGCGTCGGCGATGGCTGCCTGGACCTACGCCTTTGGCGGCGACATTCTCACCGAAGACGGCATGGCCTACTTGTATGATGGCGACGCTACCGTGGAAGCGATGGCCTTCTTGAAAGGCATGTTGGATGATGGCTGCGCCTACTTCTTCACCGAAGGTTTCCCGAACCCTGAATTTGCCGCCCGCCGGGCCATGTTCACCATGGGTTCCAGCTCTGGCATTCCTTTCTACGCTGGCGATGTGAAAACAATCGCTGAAGAAGGCAGCAAAGACCCCGACGTTTGGGGTGTAACGGCCGTTCCCTACACCACCGCCGAACCGGTGCAAAACATCTATGGTGGCGACATCATGATCACCAACACCACCCCGGAAGAACAACTGGCGGCCTGGATCTTCGTCAAATGGTTCACCACGCCGGAAGTTCAGGCGCAGTGGGACATTATCAGCGGTTACTTCCCGACACGCGCCGGGACCAGCGAATTCTTGACCGACTTCTTCACCGAGAATCCGCAGTGGGCGCAGGCGGTTGAACTGCTGCCCTTCTCCTATTACGAACCGCAGTTGATCTCCTACACCGCTGCCCGTGACGCCGCCCAGGCCACGTTCAACGCCATCATGCAGTTGTCCGCCGGCGCCACCACCGACGATATCCGCGCCCTTCTGACCGAGTTAACGGAAACGGCTAACGCTGCCCAGGAAGAGCTGATGTCCGAGGTTGGTCCGTAA
- a CDS encoding inositol monophosphatase yields the protein MNDYSNAPQPDALLAVAQTTAAAAGQIIRQNFYQPHQISSKGFRDLVTDTDIAAQAAITAAIRHTWPDHGFLTEEEDSALPTSGPIIWVIDPLDGTTNFSRGLPEVCVSIAAMRFPAASRPEIVAAAIYDPLRDELFSAAHGQGAHLRTGDGVIRPLHVSAIHTPGETLLTHDWSHVPIHRQQGLDCINQLAHTVFGIRCVGTAALALAWIAAGRTDAYLNFSLKPWDVAAAALLLAEAGGQLTMTTGAPLLWDVKGMSCIGSNGRVHRLLLDIVTKYTSSPTDK from the coding sequence ATGAACGATTATTCTAACGCCCCCCAACCTGACGCCCTTCTGGCAGTGGCCCAGACAACGGCCGCTGCCGCCGGACAGATCATCCGCCAAAATTTCTACCAACCCCACCAGATCAGCAGCAAAGGCTTCCGCGATCTCGTTACCGATACCGATATTGCCGCCCAGGCCGCCATCACCGCTGCCATTCGCCATACCTGGCCGGATCATGGCTTCCTCACCGAAGAAGAAGACAGCGCTTTGCCCACGTCCGGCCCCATCATTTGGGTAATAGACCCATTGGATGGTACGACAAACTTTAGCCGGGGCCTGCCGGAAGTTTGTGTGTCCATCGCCGCCATGCGCTTCCCGGCCGCGAGTCGGCCAGAAATAGTGGCCGCGGCCATTTACGATCCGCTGCGCGACGAGTTGTTTAGCGCGGCGCACGGTCAGGGCGCTCATTTGCGCACGGGGGATGGGGTGATACGGCCGTTACACGTCAGCGCCATCCACACCCCTGGCGAAACGCTGCTCACCCACGATTGGAGCCACGTACCCATACACCGCCAACAAGGGTTGGACTGCATCAACCAACTGGCACACACCGTTTTTGGCATCCGCTGCGTCGGCACGGCCGCCCTGGCCCTGGCCTGGATAGCCGCCGGCCGCACCGACGCCTACCTGAACTTCAGCCTGAAACCATGGGACGTGGCCGCCGCCGCCCTGCTGCTGGCCGAAGCCGGCGGCCAACTGACCATGACGACCGGGGCGCCACTTTTGTGGGATGTGAAGGGCATGAGTTGTATTGGCAGCAACGGCCGTGTTCATCGCCTGTTGCTAGATATTGTGACAAAATACACAAGCTCGCCGACCGACAAATAA
- a CDS encoding HAD-IB family phosphatase has translation MRWPHYEHVFFDCDSTLTTIEGIDVLADYAGKKWRVEVLTRAAMDGELDLEEVYGKRLQAVKPTREQIRSIRQAYKRNVVEDAAAVIAALQHLGHKVYIISGGLAEPVEEFGIFLGVPQENIRAVGVAYNQLSGDWWLNNQPYTEGDMKYLTFEEGALTISDGKAQIVRELLAGQRGRSLLIGDGNSDLLAGTAVDLFVGYGGIIERPRVRDQSPIYLHTTSLAPLTAVAAGPAAQQQLHNSPHLPVFQKGLDLIQTGALTFNDERLKSKFTQALHATRQTLHPRTNGSPS, from the coding sequence ATGCGCTGGCCTCATTATGAACACGTCTTTTTTGACTGTGATTCAACCCTCACCACCATCGAAGGCATTGACGTGCTGGCCGACTACGCCGGTAAAAAATGGCGCGTCGAAGTCCTGACCCGCGCCGCTATGGATGGCGAATTGGACCTGGAAGAAGTGTACGGCAAACGACTCCAGGCCGTAAAACCTACCCGCGAACAAATCCGCAGCATCCGTCAGGCGTATAAGCGCAACGTGGTGGAAGACGCCGCGGCGGTCATCGCCGCGCTGCAACACCTGGGGCACAAGGTTTACATCATCAGCGGCGGGCTGGCCGAGCCGGTGGAGGAATTTGGCATTTTCCTGGGTGTGCCCCAAGAAAACATCCGCGCCGTCGGCGTGGCCTACAACCAACTGTCCGGCGATTGGTGGCTCAACAACCAGCCCTACACCGAAGGCGACATGAAATACCTCACCTTTGAAGAAGGCGCGCTGACCATCAGCGATGGCAAGGCGCAAATTGTGCGCGAACTACTGGCCGGGCAGCGCGGCCGTTCGCTGCTTATTGGCGATGGCAACAGTGATTTATTGGCAGGCACGGCCGTTGACCTCTTCGTCGGTTATGGCGGCATCATCGAACGGCCGCGCGTGCGCGACCAGTCCCCCATCTACCTGCACACCACCAGTCTGGCCCCATTAACGGCCGTTGCCGCCGGTCCCGCCGCCCAACAACAACTACACAACAGCCCCCATTTACCCGTATTTCAAAAAGGCTTAGACCTAATCCAAACAGGAGCATTAACATTTAACGATGAACGACTCAAATCAAAATTCACCCAGGCACTCCATGCCACACGTCAAACTCTTCATCCCCGGACCAACGGAAGTCCGTCCTGA
- a CDS encoding alanine--glyoxylate aminotransferase family protein, with product MPHVKLFIPGPTEVRPEILDAQAAWMIGHRMPECTDLIARIRPKLGQVFQTEKRVLISASTGSGLMEAAVRNCVGQKVLNCVNGAFSKRWHEIVVGNAKDNEVLEVEWGQPILPEQVAERLAGGGFDAVCLTHNETATGVTNPIPELVQAIRHSPNGDQIMILVDAVSSLGGADIRFDEWDLDVLLTSTQKSFALPPGLAFAAVSDRAMAKAATIPDRGWYFDFLTLEKYLVKDQTPSTTVVSLMYALDQQLDYILAEGLQNRFARHLAMRDRTIAWGKGHGIEIFAAAGYESPTVTCFSNNLNIDISALNKFLRERGMIISNGYGAKLKNVTFRIAHMGDLQMSDMEELFAALDEYLAA from the coding sequence ATGCCACACGTCAAACTCTTCATCCCCGGACCAACGGAAGTCCGTCCTGAGATTCTGGACGCCCAGGCGGCATGGATGATCGGCCATCGGATGCCCGAATGCACCGACCTCATCGCCCGCATCCGCCCCAAATTGGGCCAGGTGTTTCAGACGGAAAAGCGCGTCCTGATCAGCGCCTCCACCGGCTCTGGGCTGATGGAAGCGGCCGTGCGCAACTGCGTCGGGCAAAAGGTACTCAACTGCGTCAACGGCGCGTTTAGCAAGCGCTGGCACGAAATCGTCGTCGGCAACGCCAAAGACAACGAGGTGCTGGAAGTAGAATGGGGCCAGCCCATCCTGCCAGAACAGGTGGCCGAGCGATTGGCTGGCGGCGGCTTCGATGCCGTCTGCCTGACCCACAACGAAACAGCCACCGGCGTAACCAACCCCATCCCCGAACTGGTGCAGGCCATCCGCCACAGCCCCAACGGCGACCAGATCATGATCTTGGTAGACGCTGTCAGCAGCCTGGGCGGCGCCGACATTCGTTTCGACGAGTGGGACCTGGACGTACTGCTGACCTCGACGCAAAAGTCGTTTGCCCTGCCGCCGGGGTTGGCGTTTGCGGCCGTCTCCGACCGGGCCATGGCCAAAGCGGCCACCATCCCCGACCGCGGCTGGTATTTCGACTTTCTCACTCTGGAGAAATACCTGGTCAAAGACCAGACGCCCTCCACTACCGTCGTTTCGCTGATGTACGCCCTGGATCAACAACTGGATTACATCCTGGCCGAAGGGCTGCAAAACCGTTTTGCCCGCCACCTGGCAATGCGCGACCGCACCATCGCCTGGGGCAAAGGGCATGGCATCGAAATCTTTGCCGCCGCCGGGTATGAATCGCCCACCGTTACCTGCTTCAGCAATAACCTGAACATAGACATCTCCGCGCTAAACAAATTCCTACGCGAACGGGGCATGATCATCTCCAATGGCTACGGCGCAAAATTGAAAAACGTCACCTTCCGCATTGCCCACATGGGCGACTTGCAGATGAGCGACATGGAAGAACTGTTTGCGGCATTAGACGAGTATCTGGCAGCCTAG
- a CDS encoding phosphoglycerate dehydrogenase, whose product MYRILVSDKLGAAGLDLLDQANDVQYDLKPTMSKSEFLQTIPGYEALIVRSGTAVDEDVLAAGTHLRVVGRAGVGIDNIDVDAASRRGIIVTNTPTANNIAAAEQALGLMLAVSRHTVPAHIALGAGEWERSRFMGSELYGKTLGLIGFGRIGRLVAARAHAFGMEVVAYDPYISEAIGREMGVTLLDLEDLLPQVDYISLHTAYTAETDQIINAAAIARMKDGVIIVNGARGKLIDEAALAAALRSGKVRGAALDVYSAEPPVDNPLLGLPNVVHTPHLGASTHEAQTEVAAQIVAQVLDALRGVDFRHAVNMPFTVGPGEYQKIRPYMRLAEKLGKLAVCLADGLIRQVEVEASGEAVENQVKAIAAALLKGILSDSYDGPLNAINAPLLAEQAGITIRQARGMNGVDYPNLVSCRVTWDGGERMLAGVLFGGAEPRVVQLDQYKLEARPEGVLLIMQNEDVPGVIGQIGTILAAYKVNIGEWRMGRNEPGGQALSFINLDSVPSATALHALGEITAVTKLKLVII is encoded by the coding sequence ATGTACCGAATTCTTGTATCAGACAAATTGGGCGCAGCCGGCCTGGACCTGTTAGATCAGGCCAACGACGTGCAGTACGACCTGAAACCGACGATGAGCAAGTCGGAGTTCCTACAAACCATCCCTGGCTATGAGGCGCTAATCGTGCGCAGCGGCACGGCCGTTGACGAAGACGTGCTGGCCGCCGGAACACATCTGCGCGTGGTGGGGCGGGCCGGCGTGGGCATAGACAACATAGATGTAGACGCCGCCTCCCGGCGCGGCATCATTGTCACCAATACGCCCACCGCCAACAATATCGCCGCCGCCGAACAGGCGTTAGGGCTAATGTTGGCCGTAAGCCGCCATACCGTTCCGGCCCACATTGCCCTCGGCGCCGGCGAATGGGAACGGTCCCGTTTTATGGGCAGCGAGCTGTATGGCAAAACGTTGGGACTAATCGGCTTTGGGCGTATCGGTCGGCTGGTGGCGGCGCGCGCCCACGCCTTTGGCATGGAAGTTGTGGCCTATGACCCTTACATTTCCGAGGCGATAGGGCGAGAAATGGGCGTGACGCTGCTGGACCTGGAAGACTTGCTGCCACAGGTGGATTACATCAGCCTGCACACCGCCTACACGGCGGAAACGGACCAGATCATCAACGCCGCGGCCATCGCCCGGATGAAGGATGGGGTGATTATTGTGAACGGGGCGCGGGGTAAGCTGATTGACGAGGCGGCGCTGGCGGCGGCGCTGCGCAGCGGCAAGGTGCGCGGCGCGGCGCTGGACGTGTACAGCGCCGAACCGCCGGTGGACAATCCTCTGTTAGGGCTGCCAAATGTCGTCCACACGCCCCATCTGGGAGCCAGCACCCACGAAGCGCAGACGGAAGTGGCGGCGCAAATTGTGGCCCAGGTGTTGGATGCGCTACGCGGCGTGGATTTTCGGCACGCAGTGAATATGCCTTTTACGGTGGGGCCAGGGGAGTATCAGAAGATACGGCCGTATATGCGTCTGGCCGAAAAGCTGGGCAAACTGGCCGTGTGCCTGGCCGATGGATTGATTCGGCAGGTAGAAGTGGAAGCCAGCGGCGAAGCGGTGGAAAACCAGGTGAAGGCGATTGCCGCCGCGCTGCTAAAAGGCATCCTCAGCGACAGCTACGACGGGCCGCTGAACGCCATCAACGCCCCCTTATTGGCCGAGCAGGCGGGTATCACCATCCGTCAGGCCAGGGGCATGAACGGCGTGGATTATCCCAACCTGGTTTCTTGCCGGGTGACATGGGATGGCGGCGAGCGGATGCTGGCCGGCGTGCTGTTTGGTGGCGCGGAGCCGCGTGTTGTGCAGTTGGATCAGTACAAGTTGGAAGCACGGCCGGAAGGTGTGCTGCTGATCATGCAAAATGAAGATGTACCGGGCGTAATTGGGCAAATTGGCACGATTTTGGCCGCCTATAAGGTGAACATTGGTGAGTGGCGCATGGGGCGGAATGAACCGGGTGGGCAGGCGTTGTCGTTTATCAACCTGGACAGTGTGCCGTCAGCGACGGCGCTGCACGCTTTGGGGGAGATTACGGCCGTTACCAAACTCAAGCTGGTCATTATCTAA
- a CDS encoding Jag N-terminal domain-containing protein, translating to MEQKIEAKGSDVEAAIAAGLSKLRVSRDDVEVEILDKGSKGLLGIGAREAVVRLTRLKPVQSPVAPSLPVKPAADAPPVPVKPLPVPQKPVYTAVPQPPSPTFPKPEPKPQPVKTAVITPESAEEVALREQEGETAVTVIGELLAKMRVNATLQASLSEPDDLTGRRVNVIEIYGQDMSSLIGPRGETLNALQYVSRLMVGHQLHQRASFVIDVESYRQRREQALTRLAERMAQKVAKQKRAMSLEPMPPHERRIIHMALREDKYVYTESSGEGGRRKVRIIPKNK from the coding sequence ATGGAACAAAAAATTGAAGCGAAGGGATCTGATGTTGAAGCGGCTATTGCCGCTGGTCTGAGTAAATTACGCGTGTCGCGTGATGACGTAGAAGTGGAAATTTTGGACAAAGGCAGCAAAGGGTTGCTGGGCATTGGGGCGCGCGAGGCTGTCGTCCGGCTGACGCGCTTGAAGCCGGTCCAATCACCTGTCGCCCCGTCATTGCCGGTAAAACCGGCGGCCGACGCGCCGCCAGTTCCGGTAAAACCGCTGCCAGTGCCACAGAAGCCGGTGTACACGGCCGTTCCCCAACCGCCATCACCCACCTTTCCCAAACCAGAACCCAAACCACAACCGGTCAAAACGGCCGTTATTACCCCCGAAAGCGCCGAAGAAGTGGCTTTGCGTGAACAAGAAGGGGAAACGGCCGTCACCGTTATCGGTGAGTTGTTAGCCAAAATGCGCGTCAATGCCACTCTGCAAGCCAGCCTGTCTGAGCCAGACGACCTGACCGGCCGGCGGGTCAACGTCATTGAGATTTACGGCCAGGACATGAGCAGCCTGATTGGCCCGCGCGGCGAGACGCTGAACGCTTTGCAATACGTCTCTCGTCTGATGGTCGGCCACCAACTACACCAACGCGCCAGCTTTGTCATTGACGTGGAAAGCTATCGTCAACGCCGCGAGCAAGCCCTGACGCGCCTGGCCGAACGCATGGCCCAAAAAGTCGCCAAACAAAAACGAGCCATGAGCCTGGAACCGATGCCGCCCCACGAACGTCGCATCATCCACATGGCGCTGCGTGAAGACAAATATGTTTACACCGAAAGCAGCGGCGAAGGCGGCCGCCGCAAAGTGCGGATCATCCCCAAGAATAAGTAA
- a CDS encoding membrane protein insertase YidC, with protein MWAQFVVNPMLNAMLLLYDFLGNNLLLAIAVFTIIIRLITLPLNIRQQRSMMKTQEIQPQIQAIQKKYKDNPQKLQEEFAKIGYNPADTLTGCLPLIIQMPILFGMFQVFQIMLGTTPQALFELTQRVYDGIDLSLILPINNHAFIWNLGQPDPFLILPILVVATMFVQQKYLTPKPKTQNGKDKKQEDPTAAMTQSMQYTMPIMFGFFSLQFQAGLSLYFVFSNVIGILQGLYMQRVMPHGDAVVKPVTSVSAETMLPEKSEFSDGETGGPEPYKTKPPTSKRKQRSAKR; from the coding sequence ATGTGGGCTCAATTTGTCGTTAACCCCATGCTAAACGCGATGTTGTTGCTGTATGACTTTCTCGGCAACAACCTGCTTCTGGCGATTGCGGTGTTTACCATCATCATTCGCTTAATTACGCTGCCGCTGAATATCCGCCAGCAGCGCTCGATGATGAAGACCCAAGAGATTCAACCGCAAATTCAAGCAATTCAGAAAAAATATAAAGACAATCCGCAGAAGCTGCAGGAAGAATTCGCCAAAATCGGCTATAACCCGGCTGATACGCTGACCGGTTGCCTGCCGCTCATCATCCAAATGCCCATTCTCTTTGGCATGTTCCAGGTCTTTCAGATTATGCTGGGTACGACGCCCCAGGCGTTGTTTGAACTGACGCAGCGGGTGTATGACGGCATTGATTTGTCGTTGATTCTGCCGATTAACAACCATGCGTTTATCTGGAATCTGGGCCAGCCGGACCCCTTCCTCATTTTGCCTATTTTGGTTGTGGCGACGATGTTTGTGCAGCAAAAATATCTTACCCCCAAACCCAAGACGCAAAATGGTAAGGATAAAAAGCAAGAAGACCCAACGGCCGCTATGACCCAGTCTATGCAGTACACCATGCCAATTATGTTTGGCTTCTTTTCGCTGCAATTTCAGGCCGGGTTATCGCTGTACTTTGTCTTTTCCAACGTCATTGGGATTTTGCAGGGCTTGTATATGCAGCGTGTCATGCCTCACGGCGATGCCGTCGTTAAGCCAGTGACCTCGGTTTCTGCGGAAACGATGCTGCCGGAAAAAAGCGAATTTTCTGACGGTGAAACGGGTGGACCTGAACCTTACAAAACGAAACCACCAACTTCTAAACGTAAACAGCGCTCGGCGAAACGCTAG